Below is a window of Oceanipulchritudo coccoides DNA.
GGCAGGAAATGGATACGTTGCAACCCCTGGCTGATCAAAAAGGGCAACAGTTGGGCTTCCACCCATCAAGCGATCACTTGTCCGTGGCATTTGATCCAAAGCACGTGGAGATTGTCCTGGATAACCTACTGACAAACGCCATCAAATACACGCCACGTGGCGGAAAAATCGGCGTTCACCTGGATCTTGTCCGTGAGGAAGAGGGGCAGGCCACTGTGAAAATACAGGTTGTCGACACGGGTCCTGGAATTCCGCGAAAGGAATTGGACAAGGTCTTCGATCCTTTCTACCAGATTGGTGGTGAAGATTACCAGAAGACCCACAGCACGGGGATTGGCCTTGCCCATACAAAGAGCCTTATTGAAGCAATCGGTGGGCGTATTTATGCCGAGAGCCCTGTCAATCCGGCTTCTGTGGATAGTCCCGGGACGCGCTTTGTTGTTGAGTTGAAACTTGCCTTGCAGGCGGAATCGACACCGGTTTCGAAAGCGCAACCTCCGCTCGCAGACGAAGAAGACACGGATTCGGACGAAGCGACCTATTCGACCGAGAAGAAACCGCTCATGCTCATCGTCGAGGATAATGATGACATACGTGAGTTTCTGGAAAGCGAGTTGAGCGAGACATACAATGTCATCCTTGCGCCAAACGGGAAGGAGGGCCTCGAAATTGCCCGGGAGCGTATCCCGGACCTGATTGTCTCGGATGTCCTCATGCCGATTATGAACGGGCGCGACCTCTGCCGGAATTTGAAGGCGGATCCCCTTACTTCGCATATTCCGGTAATTCTGCTCACGGCTCAGAAATCCGAGGTCAACGAGCTGGCGGGTCTGGAAACCGGTGCTGATGATTATATCACCAAGCCGGTCAATCTGGCCCTCATGGGCAGGCGCTTGGAAAACATCCTCCTGAACCGCCGCAAGGTCCGGGAATTTATCAGTAGCCACACCCGATCCATCGCGATCAATAAGGATGAATTGCCGGTCAACAAGATTGACCAGGAGTTCATGGTCAAATTCATGGAGACGATCGAGGAAAACCTGACCAGCGAAACCTTTGATGTGGAGGGTCTCGCCAAACTGATGTTCATGAGCCGGATGACCCTGTACCGGAAGGTGAAGGCTCTCACCGGGGAGTCCCCGGGTAACATCATCCGGACCGTCCGCTTGAAGAAGGCCGCGCAGTATCTGGAGACTGGATCCTGGATGGTAAGCCAGGTCATTGAAAAGGTTGGCTTTCTCGACATGAGCCATTTTTCAAGATCCTTCAAAAAGGAATATGGTTGTACCCCCACGCAGTATATTGAGCGCTACAGTGCAGGTTCTGTGACAACCGAGGAGAAAATAACCTCTGAGGAGTGAATTCCCTTACAGATCGTGCTATTGTTACCATTCTGCCATGGAATTGGGATTCCTTGACTACCTGCATGGAAGCATTTCCGCTATTCTTGTTTTTTCAATCTAATGCAATCCTCCATTGTAAAAGTTCTCCTCTTGAAAAGCCTTTGTCTGCTTTTTTCACTTGTTCCCAGCGTTGGTGCGCAGATAAACACCGGCCTGGCCTGGGACCCTTCGGCTCCCGGTTGGAATATCCACTGGAATAGTACGCCCGGTCTTTATTACGCTGTTGAAAAGACGCATGATCTTCAGGCGTGGACGCTTCTGGAAAGCGGAATCCTGGCGGAAAGTGCTTCTCTTGAAAGGTCACTTCCTGAGGAATCCTCCTTTCCTGTCTTTTACCGGGTCCTTGAGGATGCCTTTGTCGATCCGGCCACACCGGCCGATGCCCAGCCAGTCCTGAATGTTCCGACGGGCGATGATTGGGTTCTCGAGTTCAGTGATGAATTCAACTTCCTGGATCCCTCCAAGTGGAATGTGACGGTCAGTACGAAAACGCGCAGCCCCCGATGGGACAAAGGGATCCAAAGGTGGTTCTGGAAGGAGGAGAACGTCTCCGTTGAGAACGGCGAGCTCGTCTTCAAGGTGACCAAGCCAAATAGCACAACCATGTATTGCGGATCCGTCGATTCGCGGGGAATTTATGAGCCGCTGTATGGATTCATGGAGGCGCGTATCCAGATCGCGCCCGTGGTCAACGCCATCCATACCGCGTTTTGGACGCAGGGCCAAAATATGAATAATGTGGATAACAGCGGGGCTGACGGGGCAGAAGTCGACATTGTGGAAACGCCCTGGGCGGATGAACGCGGGCAGACGGTCATTCACTGGGACGGCTATGGAGCGAACAAGAAATCAAAGACCAACCGCTGGTCAGCGCCCGGGCTCCATACTGGATATCACACTTTTTCGATGCATTGGACGGAGTCGTTCATCGATATTTTTTACGATGGCGTATTCAAGTGGCGTTATGAAGGGGTGGGGATCCCTCAGGTCCGTGAATGGCTTTGGCTATCCGTGGGAGCCAGTTTCGGGGATGGGGATTTCCAGAATGGCACTTACCCGTCCTATGCCTATGTCGATTATGTGCGGGTCTGGCGGAGTGAAACGGCCGGAACCAGCCAATAACATGAAGTTAGGGGTTTTGATCAAATTAGCACACGGGTTGGTTACATGTGTTCTAACAGTATTTCCTGATTTATTCTAAATTCTTCTCTTTTAAAGCGGACGTATTTCGCATAGTCTACTTATTCTAACCTCTAATTAAAATAAAGTTATCCCCATGAAAAAATTATTGTTTATTGTACCCCTTCTCGGCCTTGTTGCCACTGCGACTGCACAAACGACCCACTGGGCAGCCAACTGGGCGACCGTCCAAGGTGTCGCGGACTTTAACACGGACTACTATTTCGAAGCCACCGCGAATACCCCGGCAGATGTCGCTGGCGGCACCGATGCGTGGTATAATTCCAATGGCGCTGTAAACCCGAATATCGCCTCTTCAGGCAAAGGTGGGATTTTCCAGGAACAGACAAATGGCGCCTCACGAGGAACAAGCTATGTTCTGGATAGCTCGTTCTTTTCCGGAGCTGGAACCTACACCTTCAATTATGAGATCTGGGCCATTTATACACCCACAGACTTGTCAGTGAGCATTTGGGAAGCAACTGGTGGCGCCGAAGTGGAAAACAGCTATAACATCAATAATGCAGGGCCCGCCTACACGGATTTATCGGTCACTTCAAATGGGACATCAACCATTGCATTAAAAGGCCGCAAAATTCACAAAAGGGATCTTGAAGGAGGCGATGTCGTTAACAAGCAATGGGATGCCTTCTCCTTTACCTTTGAGTATTCGGGCTCTGGCGATGTCGTCATTCACATTTGGGGCCGCAAAAGGGATTCCGCCGGTGAATTTGCCCAAGTTGGTTTCACAATTGGTGGCGACATGAGCATAACTTCAGAAGGTGGTTCATCACCGACCTGGGCTGGATACGATATTGCCGAAGGGGGCCTTGTTGACACGGGAGACTTCCTTGGCTGGCTCAATGTTGGTGAAGGCACTTTCGGAGACTGGGTCTTTTCATACGACCTGGATAGTTTCCTGTTTCTCCCCGAGGAGATTGTTGATCCCCAGGTGGGCTCATGGGCATACGTACCGCGCTAACCCCTCTCCCCTCAGTTTAAACCTCAATTAACCTGCCGGTACACTCTGGCTACCCAGGAATCCTATATCATGAAACTTATACGAACGATATCCCTCTTTTTGCTGACTTTGGCTTTGCTCAACCCATCCTCTGCCTTCGCGGGTGAAACTTCGATGACAGAGAAGTTGAATGAGATGGTTGGGCGCAAGCTCTACGTAGACCCTGCTGATATTCCAGGCAAGATACACACGTGGAAGGACGTGAAAAAGTGGTATCCTGCCCGTGGGAAGGATCCCCTGAGAATGTCTTACCCGGAGAGCTTGAAAGGAACCGGGATCAGCGAGATGGTAACTGTCAGGCTGATTATTACCCCTGAAGGGAATGCGATTAATCCGAAGATTGAAGACCTCCAAAACAAGGAATTGGCAATCCCAGCGATTCTGCACGTTGCCGGTCTCCGTTTCCAGGTTCCGAAAATCAACGGGGAACCCGTTTACTTGAGCCAGAAGATCAAGCTGAAGTGTTCAGAAGATCCTGACTTTGGAAAAAAGTAGACGCTGGGGGATCGCATCATGTCACAATTGAAACTGCTTCTATCCGTTGGGCTGGGCCTTGCGGCGCTGGCACTCCATGCAGAAAAGCCTAATGTCATCGTCATCATGGCGGATGATCTCGGGTATGCGGATGTCGGATTCAACGGATGCAAGGACATCCCGACTCCGAACATCGACACACTTGCGCAGGAAGGGGCTAATTTCACCAACGCCTACGTGACCTATCCCGTTTGCGGTCCAAGCCGGGCGGGTTTTATAACTGGGCGCTACCAGCAGCGATTCGGCTTTGAGCGCAACCCGCAGTACAAGTCGGGAGATCCGAACATGGGCCTTCCGCGCAGCGAGGAGACTATTGCGACAATCCTCGGCAAAGCAGGTTATACGTCGGGCATTATCGGCAAGTGGCATTTGGGTGCGCATGAGACGCTGCATCCGCTTGAGCGCGGCTTTGATTACTTTTATGGGCACTTGGGTGGTGGTCATAATTATTTTCAGGAATTGCTGCCCATTCGCGAGGATGCGAAGGACGAAGGGGAAAGCTACAAGACCTGGATTTTGCGCAACCACGAACCGGTCAAGATCGATAAGTACCTCACCGATGTGTTTTCCGACGAGGCGGTTACTTTCATTGAACGGCACAAGGATGATCCATTTTTCCTCTTCCTTTCGTATAATGCGCCCCATACACCCATGCAGGCCCCGGAGGAGGAAATTGCCCGCTTTGTGGAGATCAAGGATCCAAAACGCCGGACTTATGCAGCGATGGTCAGCATCGTCGACAGGGGCGTTGGACAAGTCATGGACAAGCTGAAGGAGCTGGATCTGGACAAGGAAACACTTGTCTTCTTCCTTTCTGACAATGGCGGCCCGATTTACGCCAACGGATCCAATAACAAGCCTTTACGCGGAGCCAAGAGCGACGTCTGGGAAGGCGGATGGCGGGTACCGTTTGTCCTGCGCTGGACCGGTGAAGTTGAGCCGGGCTCAGAGTTTGATGAGCCAGTCTCCTCGATGGATATCCTTGGCACGATGGCTGGCCTGACCGGTGTTCCCATAGCTGAGGAACGCCCGCTTGACGGGGTTAACCTCATCCCATTCCTGAAGGGTGAGCAGTCTGGCAGTCCGCACGAGGTTATTTACCTGAGGAAGTTTGACCAGAAGCGCTATGCGGTGCGCAAAGGTGATTTCAAACTGGTGATTCCCGATCCGGAAATTCCGACCCGCTTGTTTAACCTGAGCAAGGACATTGGTGAAAAGAAGAACATTGCCGACTGGAACGCCAGGAAACTTGAGGAGCTTGATCAGTTGCGCCTGCAATGGGATGCCGAATTGATGGAGCCCCAATTCCTTGGACTTATCCACAGTGAATGGTGGAAGAAGCAGATGGAAAAGAAGAAGAACTGATGCTGAATGGGTCTTTCGCATCATCTTATAACCGCAAAAAATGCCTGTTAGAATGAAATACAAAATCCTCGTGACTCTTCTCATCCTCGGTCAATTCCTGACAGTGCGAGGTAATGAAAAAATGGAGACAATCACATCACCGAACGACGGTGTGTTCCCATACAAAGTCGGGACTGTCTCCGGAACTTCGCTTGAAGCCAGCAACTTTGGTCACGCTGGAATGGGCACTGGAAATTTCCGTGTCAAGCTCCTGCCGGCGTCCGGAGACCTGTGGAACATGGAAAGCGTCAGGACGCTTGGAGTCGAGTTCAAGAACACCGGACCGTCCGAGCTGGTACTCGACCTGATGTTGTGCAACCGGAATGCCACGGCTTGGTCCAATTCCTTTGTCGGACGGACAATTGTCCAACCGGGTGAGACAATCCCGCTCGCTGTCGGTTTGCCCAGGAAGGGGGACCGGACTGTCACGCATCCGGATTACAGCCGTATGTCCGGTCGTCCGGATGGAACGTTCCGCCACTGGCATCATATCCAGCCCGACCGAGTCAGCCACCTCGAAATCCAGGGATCTGCCGTGGGCGAACACGCCTTTGAGTTGGGAGCACTCTACCCGCTGCAAAAGCTCATGCCGGAGCGGATGGGAAAATTTCCCTTCATCGATGAATTCGGACAGTACATTTTCAATGACTGGCCCGGGAAAGTTCATTCGATCGAGGATCTGCAGGCCGGTATTCAATTGGAAACAGACTTGATCAGCGAACTTGGCACTCCCCCTGAGTGGGGACGCTACGGTGGCTGGAAAGCAGGACCCCAGCTTGATGGAACGGGTCATTTCCGTGTCACGCAACACAAGGGACGCTGGTGGTTTGTCGATCCGGATGGCTACTTGTTCTGGTCATTCGGGGTGACCTGTGTCGGGTTTGAGTATGCAGGGCAGGTTTCCACCGAACGCAATCCAGCGGTCTTCAGGAATCTGCCGGTGGCGGATGATCCGGAGTTTGGCCAGTTCCACACCAAGATCGATGTTGAGGACAATTATGTCCTGCGCGAGGACGCCCCACACTACGATTTTACCCGGGCAAACTTGTACCTGAAATATGGTGATGAGTGGAGGGAAAAGGCCCTTGAGCAGGAACTGGAGCGTTTGCATTATGTTGGTCTCAATACTGTGGGGGCCTGGTCGGATAATGAAGTCGTTCTCAATACCGACATCCCGTACACGGTGATGCTTCATTACGAATACGAGTTTGCGGCAAAGAAGCTGCCGGACCCGTTCAACCCAGAGACCCGCGAGGGGGTCCGGAAAGCTTTGGAAGCATACCCGGTGCCCTTTCAGGATGATCCCCGCTGTCTGGGCGCATTCGTGAATAATGAGCTCCACTGGAAAAATGATGCCCGCCGCCTTGTGGCCGCCGTTTTTAGTTATGGAAAGAAGTCCACCTCGGCCAAGGAGGTCTTCAAGAATTGGCTGCAGGACCGGTATGATTCCGTGGATAGCTTCAATACAGCCTGGGGAATGAATCTCACGAACTGGTCGGATTTGTTGGACGGTGTGCCAGAGGATTCTTTTAAGAAGGCTGATGAGGCGGATTGCTCGGCACTCGCAACACTCTTGGCCGACGCTTTCTACCGAATGGTGGATGAGGAACTGGAGCGTTTCGCCCCGGGAGTGCTGTTTCTTGGCTCACGCTGCAATTCCGGCGGGAAGGAAGTCGTCGACGCGATTGCCCGCCATGCCGATGTCATCAGCGCGAACATCTACCAGTTCACGGCCTCGCCATTAAACTATGGTGGTCGTGACAAGCCTGTGCTGATCAGCGAATTCCACTTCGGGAACCTTTCCGGCAACAACCTCGGAAGCGGCTTAAGAAGCGCGCAGGATCGGACGCAACAGGCACGCCTCTTGAAATCCTATCTTGGGGAGGCCGTGAATCATCCGGAAATAATCGGTGTCCACTGGTTCCAATGGCGCGACCAGAATATCGGCGGGCGGTACGATGGTGAAAATTATGATGTAGGCTTTTTTGATGTGACAGATTTGCCCAAAGCAGATTTGATCCGGGCAGCTGCCGGGTTTGCTCGTGAAATGTACGACAAGGCGGATTAACAGGGAACACTATGGACGCAGAGAGCGAGAACAAGGGGACAACGGAGACATCAACACCACGGCATGACCGCCTTCCGCTCGCTGAGAAGCTGGGCGTCGGTACAGGCGGCCTGACAGTTTCGCTTGGCAACCAGAGCGTGCGAACCACGGGCATGGGCGTTTTGAACATGATCCTTGGGATCAATGCCAAATGGGTCGGTCTGGTGCTCGCAATTCCACTTTTATGGGATGCCATCACGGACCCCATCATGGGGCACATTTCCGACAATTTTCGTTCCAAGTACGGCCGCCGCCGGCCCTTCATCTTTGGCGGGGCGATCTTGATGGGGCTGACCTTCGCCAGCATTTGGATGATCCCGCTCGGATGGAGCGATGGCGGAAAGCTGGCATGGTTTCTCATCACCAGTCTCTGCTTTTATACGTCCTACACAATCTTCTCGGTTCCGTTCATCGGACTGACTTATGAGATGACGCCGGATTATGACGAGCGCACGGCTGTGCAGGGCTATGTCACTTTCTGGAACAGGCTGGGTGAGATGTCCTACATGGGGCTTATCCCGCTTTCCCTTGTCTTTATTGCATGGAAATATGGATACGAAACAACCACTGACTTGACGATTGCCGAGAAGATGGAAGGGATCCGTATTTCTGCCGCGGTGTACGGCGGCATTGGCATGACGCTCTTCGGAATGGTGCCCGCCCTGATCGGCAAGGAGCGCAATTATCAATTAAATCTCAAGGAGGCGAAGGGCCCCCGCCCGCGCTTCTGGCAGACGGCTAAGTCCGCCCTTCAGAACAAGGCTTGCCGCCTGCTTTGCATCCTCTCCGTTTGTACCATCGTCGCGGGTGTCTTCGCCAGCAACATGGATTGGTATCTGCTCATTTATTACCTGTCTGACGGTGACATCGCCCTCGGGACGCAATGGAAACTGATTGTGACCATCGGGTATGCCACCACAGGCATCATTGGGATACCGCTTATTGTCTGGCTGACAGGCAAGATGAGCAAGATCCAGGGGCTTCGGTTCATTTATGGGATGATGATGCTCAACGCAGTGTTGCGTTGGATTGTCTACCGGCCTGGACGCTTTGATGATCCTCTCCAGTGGACAGGTTTAGCTGAAATCATGGGCTCCCTCGGAGCGGTCTTCCAGTCGCTGATCTGGCTCGACCCGATGACCGGGGGCCTGTTCTGGATTGGGGTCGGCGTCCTCATGCAGTCAATGATTGCTGATGTGTGCGATGATGATGAACTGAAAAACGGCAGCCGCCGTGAGGCCATCTTCGGGGCCATCTTCGGTTGGGCCACGAAAGCTTCCTTTGCGGTGAGCTTTGTCATGGTTGGTTTCTTCCTGAGTTTTATTGGATTTGATCCGAGCCTCCCTGCCCAAACCGAAAGCACCTATTTCAACATGCGGGTTGCCATGTGCCTTGGAGCAGCAACTCCGGCACTTCTCTGCTTTGTCCTTCTCGCGCTTTATCCCCTGACCAAGGAGAAGTCCGAGGAAAACCGAAGACGCCTCATTTCCCTGCGGGGAGAGGTGTGAGCGTCCGCAGGAAGTTTACTTCATTTAATACTCCGACCGGAAAAAGCGCTTGGATGAAGGAACCGGTACTTCCATCGGGCTAAAGGCATCCTCGATTTCACCTCGACAATGCACCTGACGAATCCCGCTCTCCGCGCACGTGGTAAAGGACCGGATCACTAACCGGATCCGGGTCCCTGAGAACCACCTTCTCACCGTTTGGATCGCGAACCGTGGTGGGCAGCTGGACCCAGCCATCCGAAGTTTCAAGATTATAGCGCCAGAGGTTGAGAATAAGCCCTGTGACATTCTGGCTGGAGACCGCGAAAAAGGCGCCAGGGAGCAGGGTGGGATCAACTGCTTCGAGAAGGCTGGAACCGGGTGCAACGACGGCCTGTTCGGCAACGGTGCGACCAATTATGGCATTCCGGTCCTCCGCGCCATCCACGAGGTCCTGTAAGTCCGCCTTGAGGCTGTCACTGCCGACGTCCTGAAGGTAGACCCGCAGGTTGATGATTTCATCCACAAGTTCCTGTGAAACCAGGACGTCTTCCGTCTCCCCGGTCAAGATAGCCACAGCAGGTTCGGCCAGCAGCTGGAACACTGTCTCAAGTTGCGCCTGTGTACTTGAATTTCCACTACGAGTTTGAACCGGGAAACCGCCCGATTTTTCCACAATGCCTTTCGCGCTCGAGAAGCTGTCCGAAGCCAAAGTGAGGGAAAGGATTTCGGCGATGTGCCTTTCGTAGAGAGCGAGGTAAGGTGCCCATTCCGGATACCGAAGCGCTGCCAGCTCCATAGCGGAGATCAGGCCCGAATCTGAATCCGAACCCGGGTAGGCAACGTCCACCACACGCACTTCAATTTCCGCCGAATCTGTATTTCCTGCGCCGTCCTCGATAGTGTATGTCAGGTTGTCGGTTCCGAGAAATTCAGCCGGAGGGGTGTAGAGAACAACTTGTCCATTGGTGGAAACGGCTGATCCAACGTTTGAGTCACTTACCCCCGTGATCGTTACCGACTCCAGTGCAGAGGCGAGGCTCCGGTCATTTACCTTAGCGTGAATTTCATAAGCCTCGGTGTTCTTCTGGATCGTCGCGGTGTCGTTGTTTGCCACCAGTTCGGGTCCTCCTGAGCCAGTCCCTTCAACGGAGAAGCTTTCAAAATAGATGCTCCCAGCAGACACGGATTTGGCATCGGCATACCCCCAAAGGGTGAGGTCGAAGGTATCTGCGGCTCCCAGGCCCCAGTTGCTGTTGCCCTCATTGCCTCCGCTGCCACTGACACCGAATGTCGCCAGTTCGATCCAGCCCGGCTCGCCATTGGGCCAGAATTCGGCCGTGATGATTCGCGTCGCAGAATCGTAGATCAGACGCAGCTGGCCCTCACTTACCGGAATCTGGTTTCCGCTATCCGCCCCGTAGTAGCCATCCGGATCACTGGCTTTGACCAGTTGGGTGTTGTATCCCCAGACCGCATCCCCGCCTGCAGTCCAGCTGGAGTAGAGCTCGATCCAGACTTCCCGGACCTGATCACCGGCGGGGAATACAGCAATCCCCAGCGAGGCTATTTGCGGATTGAAGGCGGTCACGACAAAATTCGCCACCTCCACCGTGACAATCCAGCCACTGTCCACGGGCAGAGCCAATTGGGAGGGTCGGCTGACCTCAACCTCTCCAATGAAATCAGAATTAGTGAATTCCAGCCGTCCATTGGTTTCGGTCAATTGGGCGGATCCGCTCCCTTCGTCAGTTCCCCACAGGGCCGGGTCCTTCAGGTTATCCTCAAAATCATCGACGGTCAGTTGGGCCCAGAGCCCGGTGCTTGCCAATCCGCCAATTGCAACACACGCGAAAAGATTACGGAGTAGAGCGCTCATGCGCCAATTATGGGATAGATTCAAGTTACCTGTCAATTCTTGCAGACGCCCGGATTTTTACAATTCCTCGCGGGGAGGGAGTTGAGGTTATATCGATAGATCATTGACTCCTCGGACAGTAGGCAGAGATTCTGGATCTTCCCGTTATGAAGAGTTTCATTACCCTGCTCCCATTTTTGCCGGTTGTTTGTTTGTTTGGGCATTCACCCTCACCGGTTGAAGTTAACCAGCCCTATCCCGGCGTTCTGGCTTATGCGCCGACCCCTATACCGGACCGGATCGTACTGACGTGGACGGGAGACCCTGCGACCACTCAGGCCGTGACCTGGCGGAGCGCGCCAATGGAACGCAAGGCTGTTGCACAAATCCAGGAAGCGACACCAGGTCCTCTGCCTGATGTGAAGGACAGGATCCCTGCGACGACCCGGAGCCTTGAGGCGGAGACGGGAAAATCGGACTATCACACCGTTGAGTTTGCCGGACTGAGCGCGGACACCCTGTATGCTTACCGTGTCGGCGACGGGATCAACTGGAGCGAGTGGCATCACTTCAAGACCGCCAGCTCCGAAGCGAAGCCTTTTTCATTCATATACGTCGGGGATGCGCAGAACAATATCCGGAAACATTGGTCCCGCCTGATCCGTGAGGCCATTCGCGAAGCACCGCGGGCGGCCTTCACGCTGCATGCGGGTGATCTGGTCAACAACGCCAACAACGATATCCAGTGGGGGGAATGGTTTGCCGCCCCGGGATGGGTCAACGCATCCATTCCTGTTGTGGCGACGCCGGGAAATCACGAGTACAACGCAGAGACCCGGATTGATGAAGCCGGAAATAAAGTCCGCCTGTTGAGCCGCCATTGGCAACCGCAGTTTGCCTTCCCCGAAAACGGTCCAGAGGGACTTGAAGAATCCTCCTACTATTTTGATTATCAAGGTGCCCGTTTCGTCATCTTGAACTCGAATGAACAGCTTGAGAAACAAGCGGAATGGTTGCGGGAGGTACTTTCCGTAGATCCGCAGAAGTGGACCCTGCTCGCCTTTCATCATCCCGTGTTTTATCCTTCAAAAAACCGACTCAAGAACGAGGGCCAAAGGGCCAACCGCCGCCAGATTTTATGGAAGCCGATCCTGGATGAATTCAATGTGGATCTGGTCCTTACCGGGCATGATCACACCTATGCCCGTAGCGGTATTGAGAATGTCCCCGTTGGGTATCCCGCAACTCAGGATGTGGAAAATGGAACGGTCTATGTCGTCTCGGTCAGCGGCCCAAAGATGTACAAGGTTGGAGAGGCCGACTGGATGGTGCGCTCCATCCAGGATACCCAGCTTTACCAGGTCATCCGGATTGAAGGGGATACCCTGATTTACGAAGCCCGCTCAGCAGACAATCAATTGTTCGACAGCTTCAAGCTGCACAAGCGCGACGGTGCCCCTAATCTCCTTGAGGAGCGGCTTCCTTCGACGGGCAGGTAGTTTGCGCACTACCCACGCATTCACTGACGAATGACATTCTCAGCGGTTCTGGATGGATTGCTTAATCACCTGAAATCCAGACAGAGAAACCGCTATCTATCTCCACGCCTTCAGCTGTCTCAGCGGTTACAGAGGCAGAAAAGTTCCCGGAGGCAAATTGGGGAGTCAAGACGCTGATGTAGGAGTCATTCCATGAATCGATTTCTGCCTCATATCCGCCGACATAAACCTTTCCGGTCTGATCGCCGAAGGACAATCCGGTGATCCCGAGGTTGAGGCCGCCGCTTTGAGGAAAGGAGCTGCCGGAGAGTGCCTGTATCTGAGGAAATCCCCAGACAAGTTCAACTGTGCACTCCTCTTCAGAATAATTATTGACGACCCCCATCCATGAGCGGTTGGGACTTGCATAAATTCCGCCGTCGATACCCGTCTTGCTTGTCGTGAGTCGACCAATACGGGTCCATGAGGGAG
It encodes the following:
- a CDS encoding purple acid phosphatase family protein; its protein translation is MKSFITLLPFLPVVCLFGHSPSPVEVNQPYPGVLAYAPTPIPDRIVLTWTGDPATTQAVTWRSAPMERKAVAQIQEATPGPLPDVKDRIPATTRSLEAETGKSDYHTVEFAGLSADTLYAYRVGDGINWSEWHHFKTASSEAKPFSFIYVGDAQNNIRKHWSRLIREAIREAPRAAFTLHAGDLVNNANNDIQWGEWFAAPGWVNASIPVVATPGNHEYNAETRIDEAGNKVRLLSRHWQPQFAFPENGPEGLEESSYYFDYQGARFVILNSNEQLEKQAEWLREVLSVDPQKWTLLAFHHPVFYPSKNRLKNEGQRANRRQILWKPILDEFNVDLVLTGHDHTYARSGIENVPVGYPATQDVENGTVYVVSVSGPKMYKVGEADWMVRSIQDTQLYQVIRIEGDTLIYEARSADNQLFDSFKLHKRDGAPNLLEERLPSTGR